The Ornithinibacillus sp. 4-3 region TTTATCATAAAAGTCAAAGAGACTGGGACAAAAGGAAAAACTAAGCTTGAAATCCGAACAGTATTCAAATGAAGCGTAGGAAAAATACGTAGACTCCTCGTCGGCTAAAGTCGGTCACGTCCTGTGACCAACGCCGACACTAGGACATCGTGTCCGTCGTGGGAGAAAGGCCTAGGCGAGACCTTGGAGTGCACAGCACGAGTCAGACGAGTACGCCACATCACGAGAGCAACGTCTGCATTAGGACGTCCTGTCCGTCGAGGCTCTCCAGCCGCCCATGGAAAGCGAAGTATATTTCCGAAGCGGGTATTTGCTCAATTTGTTTGGAATTAGCTAAGTAATAAAACCTTTTGTCCCAGCCCCTTTTTAACAAATAAAATTTGCCCTTCTAAAAGAAATGTGGCATATTTAAGGAATTTTGCCAAGAAATTGATAGATGGCTGTAACCAAACAACTTATAAAATTTAGTAAAATAGAAGATATATACCGTCAGGAGGAGAATTTAGGAGTGGCCAAGCGAAAAGTGAAGTTTGTTTGTCAGGAATGCGGGTATATTTCACCTAGATGGATGGGAAAGTGTCCTGGCTGTAATCAATGGAATACATTACATGAAGAAATAGAAGTATCAAGTCGTAGTGGTCATGTTGTAGGTGGTGAAGGATTTAGTAAGCCTGAGAAAATCACAGCAATTGAATCAGAGAAGGAACCACGAATGGGAACTTCCATGCGCGAATTTAATCGTGTGCTAGGTGGAGGTATTGTTCCAGGCTCCCTTGTATTAATTGGTGGAGACCCGGGAATCGGGAAATCTACTTTATTACTTCAAGTATCCTCACAAATTGCTGAAAAACAATTGCCTGTGCTATATGTTTCTGGAGAGGAGTCTGTCCAACAGACAAAATTACGGGCAGATCGTTTACAAGTAGCTTCAAATTCCCTTTATGTAGTTTCTGAAACGAATTTAAATATGATCCGTCAGCATATTGAGTCTTTAAAACCCTCCCTTGTTATTATTGATTCGATCCAAACAATATATCGTGAAGAAGTAACAAGTGCACCAGGAAGTGTAACACAAGTACGTGAATGTACGTCTGAATTAATGAAGCTTGCAAAAAATAATGGGATTCCAATATTTATTGTGGGGCATGTGACAAAGGAAGGAGCAATTGCTGGTCCCAGAATGCTAGAGCATATGGTGGATGCAGTGCTCTACTTTGAGGGAGAGAGACATCATACATATCGAATTCTACGGAGCGTGAAAAACCGTTTTGGTAGTACGAATGAGATGGGAATCTTCGAAATGAAAGAGCAGGGACTACGCGAGGTGTTAAATCCGTCAGAAATCTTTTTAGAGGAGCGTTCTCAAGGGACGTCAGGTTCAACCGTAGTTGCTTCGATGGAAGGGACAAGACCTGTACTAGTAGAGATTCAAGCGTTAATTTCTCCATCTAGTTTTGGTAATCCGCGCCGAATGGCAACAGGAATTGATAATAACCGTATTTCCTTATTAATGGCGGTACTCGAAAAACGTGTTGGATTAATGCTTCAAAACCAAGATGCTTATATCAAAGTAGCAGGTGGTGTGAAATTAGATGAACCTGCCATTGATTTAGCCATTGCAATTAGTATCGCCTCGAGCTTCCGTGACCAATCAACAAGACCAGATGATATTTTTATAGGCGAAGTTGGTTTAACTGGTGAAATTAGAAGGGTTTCTCGTATTGAACAAAGAGTGCAGGAAGCGGCTAAGCTTGGGTTTAAGCGAGTAATATGCTCTCAAAATAATTTAGAAGGGTGGAGTCCACCAAAAAACATACAAGTAATAGGTGTTAAAACAGTACAAGAAGCATTGAA contains the following coding sequences:
- the radA gene encoding DNA repair protein RadA — its product is MAKRKVKFVCQECGYISPRWMGKCPGCNQWNTLHEEIEVSSRSGHVVGGEGFSKPEKITAIESEKEPRMGTSMREFNRVLGGGIVPGSLVLIGGDPGIGKSTLLLQVSSQIAEKQLPVLYVSGEESVQQTKLRADRLQVASNSLYVVSETNLNMIRQHIESLKPSLVIIDSIQTIYREEVTSAPGSVTQVRECTSELMKLAKNNGIPIFIVGHVTKEGAIAGPRMLEHMVDAVLYFEGERHHTYRILRSVKNRFGSTNEMGIFEMKEQGLREVLNPSEIFLEERSQGTSGSTVVASMEGTRPVLVEIQALISPSSFGNPRRMATGIDNNRISLLMAVLEKRVGLMLQNQDAYIKVAGGVKLDEPAIDLAIAISIASSFRDQSTRPDDIFIGEVGLTGEIRRVSRIEQRVQEAAKLGFKRVICSQNNLEGWSPPKNIQVIGVKTVQEALKMSMDSQK